The Syntrophorhabdus sp. genomic sequence GATGCAAGCTCTGCACGGGCTATTGCCCCGCCGGGGCCATCTCGGTGACATCGAAGAAGGCATCTATCGACGGCAAGAAATGCATCGGCTGCGGAGAGTGCATCCTCATCTGCCCTTTCAGCGCCATTGAGGTACAGTGGAACGAATCCCCCGACATCTTCCAGAAAAAGATGGTCGAATACGCCCTTGGCACCCTCACGGGCAAGGCAAAAAAGTCGCTCTTCATCAACTTCGTCGTCCAGGTCAGTCCCGCCTGTGACTGCTACCCCAACAGCGACGCCCCCATCGTCAGGGACATCGGGATCCTCGCCTCCGAGGACCCCGTGGCCATCGACGCCGCGTCCTGCGACATGGTCAACAACGAGACCTCGCTGCCCTGTACCGCGATCGATCACACCCTCCATAAAGGTGAGGACAAATGGCGGACCCTCTTCCCCGAAATAGACTGGAACATCCAGCTCGACCACGCCGAGAAGATAGGACTGGGAACGAGAAAGTACAAGCTGAAGAAGGTTTAAAAAAGGGTCTCAGGTCTCAGGTTTCAAGTTTCAGGTCAGGAACAAGATCCGAACCTTTCCAACAACAAAGAGCGTTGCTTCTCTGGCCTTTAGCCTGGGACCTGCGACCTGAGACCTGAGACCTGGAACCGTCCTTACTTCCCGAACACCGTCTTCAGGAGGTCCGTGACCCTGGCGGCGGGGTCGGTGCGGATCTTTTTCTCTTCCTCCCCTATCATGTAGAAAAGGCCGTCGAGGGCCTTCGTCGTCACGTAATGGTCGAGGTCCAGGGAATCCATCCTTGCGAAGGGCACGGACGACGTGTAGGTTCCCACCATGTCCTTGTACGACCTCGTCACGCCGACCTTGTTCATGCTGGCCGATATGGAGGGTTTGAACTCGTTGTAGAGTCTCTGTTGGGTCTTGGACTTGAAGTATTCCGTTGCCGAGGTATCGCCGCCGCGCAGTATCCCCATGGCATCCTCGAAGGTCATCTGCTTGATGGCATCAACGAAGTATCTCTTCGCCTTCGGGGCCGCGTTCTCAGCGGCCCTGTTCATGCTGAGGATAAAGGCATCCACCTTCTTCTGGTAACCCAGCTTTCCCAGGACATCCGCAATG encodes the following:
- a CDS encoding DUF4197 domain-containing protein, which produces MKIALIVIMAVCLIWTAGSWAGPLDDLLKGVKLPAARSGAGADEATTASGLKEALSVGTGNAVASVSKIDGYFANQFIKILLPENIRTIADVLGKLGYQKKVDAFILSMNRAAENAAPKAKRYFVDAIKQMTFEDAMGILRGGDTSATEYFKSKTQQRLYNEFKPSISASMNKVGVTRSYKDMVGTYTSSVPFARMDSLDLDHYVTTKALDGLFYMIGEEEKKIRTDPAARVTDLLKTVFGK